A section of the Hirschia baltica ATCC 49814 genome encodes:
- the sucD gene encoding succinate--CoA ligase subunit alpha, producing the protein MSILIDKNTKILTQGMTGKTGSFHTNQALDYFGTQMVGGIHPKKGGTNWTSDKGQELPIFASVAEGKEKTGADASVIYVPPAGCGAAIIEAIEAEIPLIVCITEGVPVLDMVDVKAKLDKSKSRLIGPNCPGLMTPEQCKIGIMPGSIFKKGSVGVVSRSGTLTYEAVYQTSVEGLGQTSAVGIGGDPVKGTEFIDVLEMFLADDETESIIMIGEIGGSAEEEAAQFLKDEAKKGRKKPMVGFIAGRTAPPGRTMGHAGAIVSGGKGGAEDKIAAMEEAGITVSPSPARLGVTMTEVLKG; encoded by the coding sequence ATGTCTATTCTTATCGACAAAAATACAAAGATCCTGACACAAGGTATGACTGGTAAAACCGGTTCATTCCACACAAACCAAGCTCTTGATTACTTCGGTACTCAAATGGTTGGTGGTATTCACCCGAAAAAAGGTGGCACAAACTGGACATCTGACAAAGGTCAGGAACTTCCAATTTTTGCTTCTGTTGCTGAAGGTAAAGAAAAAACAGGTGCTGATGCTTCTGTGATTTATGTGCCGCCAGCTGGTTGTGGTGCTGCTATCATCGAAGCTATCGAAGCTGAAATCCCATTGATCGTTTGTATCACTGAAGGTGTTCCAGTACTCGACATGGTTGATGTGAAAGCCAAGCTCGACAAATCAAAGTCACGTTTGATCGGACCTAACTGTCCAGGTCTTATGACACCTGAGCAATGTAAAATCGGTATTATGCCAGGTTCTATATTCAAAAAAGGTAGCGTGGGAGTGGTTTCACGTTCAGGGACGCTGACATACGAAGCTGTTTATCAGACAAGTGTTGAAGGCCTTGGTCAAACTTCTGCGGTAGGTATCGGTGGTGACCCTGTTAAGGGAACCGAGTTTATTGACGTTTTAGAAATGTTCTTGGCTGACGATGAAACAGAATCCATCATCATGATCGGTGAAATCGGTGGTTCAGCCGAAGAAGAAGCCGCTCAGTTCTTGAAGGATGAAGCTAAAAAAGGTCGCAAAAAGCCTATGGTTGGCTTTATCGCGGGTCGTACTGCACCTCCAGGCCGGACTATGGGCCACGCTGGTGCAATTGTATCTGGTGGTAAAGGTGGCGCTGAAGACAAAATCGCAGCAATGGAAGAAGCAGGTATTACTGTTTCACCAAGTCCTGCACGTCTCGGTGTGACAATGACTGAAGTGCTTAAGGGCTAA
- the sucC gene encoding ADP-forming succinate--CoA ligase subunit beta, whose product MNIHEHQAKAVLKEFGAPVADGVAIFSADEAAAAADKLPGPLWVVKSQIHAGGRGKGKFKEAEAGEKGGVRLAFSKEDVISNAAQMLGNTLVTHQTGPAGKQVNRLYIEDGADIKTELYLSLLVDRASGQPAFVASTEGGMDIEEVAESTPEKILTITIDPVAGVTDAVAESLCDALGLEGTAREDGIALSRILYKAFTEKDMDMLEVNPLIVMENERLRVLDAKMSFDGNALFRHPDIMELRDKTEEDEKEIEASEWDLAYIALEGTIGCMVNGAGLAMATMDIIKLYGEEPANFCDVGGGANAEKVAAAFKIIMKDPAVKGILVNIFGGIMKCDVIAEGVLQAVKETNLAVPLVVRLEGTNVEKGKEIIANSGLNVIPANDLDDAAQKIVAAVKGA is encoded by the coding sequence ATGAATATTCACGAGCATCAGGCTAAGGCCGTTCTCAAAGAGTTTGGCGCGCCCGTCGCTGACGGTGTTGCTATCTTTTCAGCAGATGAAGCGGCAGCTGCGGCTGACAAACTTCCAGGACCTTTATGGGTCGTAAAATCCCAAATTCACGCCGGTGGCCGTGGTAAGGGTAAATTTAAAGAAGCTGAAGCTGGCGAAAAGGGCGGTGTACGTCTGGCCTTCTCTAAAGAGGATGTCATTTCTAACGCAGCTCAAATGCTAGGCAACACTTTGGTCACGCACCAAACGGGGCCAGCTGGAAAGCAAGTGAACCGCCTTTACATCGAAGACGGCGCAGACATTAAAACAGAACTTTATCTGTCTCTTCTTGTCGACCGTGCATCTGGTCAGCCAGCATTTGTGGCTTCGACTGAAGGTGGAATGGATATTGAGGAAGTTGCGGAATCAACTCCTGAGAAAATCCTGACAATTACAATTGATCCGGTTGCTGGCGTAACTGACGCTGTTGCTGAGTCTCTTTGTGATGCTCTGGGCTTAGAAGGCACAGCGCGCGAGGACGGAATTGCTCTTTCAAGAATTCTTTACAAAGCATTCACTGAAAAAGACATGGACATGCTGGAAGTGAACCCGCTGATCGTTATGGAAAACGAGCGTCTGCGTGTTCTAGATGCTAAAATGTCTTTTGATGGAAACGCATTGTTCCGTCACCCAGACATTATGGAATTGCGCGATAAGACAGAAGAAGACGAAAAAGAAATCGAAGCTTCTGAATGGGACCTTGCGTACATCGCGCTTGAGGGAACAATTGGTTGTATGGTGAACGGTGCTGGTCTTGCTATGGCCACAATGGACATCATCAAGCTTTACGGCGAAGAACCAGCTAACTTCTGTGATGTTGGTGGTGGTGCGAACGCTGAAAAAGTGGCAGCTGCTTTCAAAATCATTATGAAAGACCCAGCTGTTAAAGGTATCTTGGTCAACATTTTCGGTGGCATCATGAAATGTGATGTTATCGCTGAAGGTGTTCTTCAAGCCGTTAAAGAAACAAATCTTGCTGTTCCATTGGTTGTCCGCCTTGAAGGGACGAACGTGGAAAAAGGTAAAGAGATCATCGCCAACTCAGGTTTGAACGTGATCCCAGCAAACGACCTTGATGACGCTGCACAAAAAATTGTTGCTGCAGTGAAGGGAGCTTAA